A region from the Pseudonocardia petroleophila genome encodes:
- a CDS encoding proline dehydrogenase family protein: MLRSLMLAASRSGPLRTFAEDTPLLRPVVDRFVAGTTLDEAVAAARALTADRLVTVDHLGEDTTDRSRAAANTDAYRTLLRRLGDDGLAPRVEVSVKLSALGQALPGADGEKIALDHARQICEAAHAAGTTVTVDMEDHTTTDSTLQIVRDLRVDHPWVGAVVQAALRRTEGDCRDLAGSRVRLCKGAYDEPASVAFRARRDVDLSYVRCLEVLMAGGRGSGYGLPMVATHDPVLIDIARHLGRGRAYEIQMLHGVRPREQRELAAAGETVRVYLPYGTEWYGYFVRRLAERPANLAFFARSLLTRG, from the coding sequence ATGCTGAGGTCGCTGATGCTGGCCGCGTCCCGTTCGGGCCCGTTGCGCACGTTCGCCGAGGACACCCCGCTGCTGCGCCCCGTCGTCGACCGGTTCGTCGCCGGCACGACCCTGGACGAGGCGGTGGCGGCGGCCCGCGCGCTCACCGCCGACCGGCTCGTCACCGTCGACCACCTGGGCGAGGACACCACCGACCGCTCCCGCGCCGCCGCGAACACCGACGCCTACCGCACCCTGCTGCGCCGCCTCGGCGACGACGGGCTCGCCCCGCGCGTCGAGGTGTCGGTGAAGCTCTCCGCGCTCGGGCAGGCCCTGCCCGGCGCCGACGGGGAGAAGATCGCGCTCGACCACGCGCGGCAGATCTGCGAGGCCGCGCACGCCGCCGGCACCACGGTGACCGTCGACATGGAGGACCACACCACGACCGACTCGACGCTCCAGATCGTGCGCGACCTGCGCGTCGACCACCCGTGGGTCGGCGCCGTCGTGCAGGCGGCGCTGCGGCGCACCGAGGGCGACTGCCGTGACCTGGCCGGGTCCCGCGTGCGGCTGTGCAAGGGCGCCTACGACGAGCCGGCGTCGGTCGCGTTCCGCGCACGCCGTGACGTCGACCTGTCCTACGTCCGCTGCCTGGAGGTCCTCATGGCCGGTGGCCGGGGGAGCGGGTACGGGCTGCCGATGGTCGCCACGCACGACCCCGTGCTGATCGACATCGCGCGGCACCTCGGCCGCGGCCGGGCCTACGAGATCCAGATGCTGCACGGCGTCCGGCCGCGGGAGCAGCGCGAACTGGCCGCCGCGGGGGAGACCGTGCGCGTCTACCTGCCCTACGGCACCGAGTGGTACGGCTACTTCGTCCGGCGACTGGCCGAGCGCCCGGCCAACCTGGCCTTCTTCGCCCGGTCCCTGCTCACGAGGGGCTGA
- a CDS encoding isochorismatase family protein, whose amino-acid sequence MTGPHGTAFSGRVGWGERPALVVVDLVRAYTETGGPFLLPDAAPAVAATAELVDAARTAGRPVVWTVVRYDRGLSDGGLFVRKVPALAAFADGAEGGWGGLVLEPAAGEPVVAKQYASAFFGTSLAATLHAAGVDTVVITGVSTSGCVRATATDALNHGFRPQVVRDACADRTPELHDQNLRDLDAKYADVTDLADALAHLRR is encoded by the coding sequence GTGACCGGCCCGCACGGCACCGCGTTCTCCGGACGGGTCGGGTGGGGCGAGCGGCCCGCGCTGGTCGTCGTCGACCTCGTGCGGGCCTACACCGAGACGGGCGGGCCGTTCCTGCTGCCCGATGCGGCGCCGGCCGTGGCCGCCACGGCCGAGCTGGTGGACGCCGCCCGCACCGCCGGGCGGCCCGTCGTCTGGACGGTGGTGCGCTACGACCGCGGCCTGTCCGACGGCGGGCTGTTCGTCCGCAAGGTGCCCGCGCTGGCCGCCTTCGCCGACGGGGCCGAGGGCGGGTGGGGCGGGCTCGTACTGGAGCCCGCCGCCGGGGAGCCGGTCGTCGCCAAGCAGTACGCGAGCGCGTTCTTCGGCACCTCGCTCGCGGCCACGCTGCACGCGGCGGGCGTCGACACGGTGGTGATCACCGGCGTGTCCACCTCCGGCTGCGTCCGCGCCACCGCCACCGACGCCCTGAACCACGGCTTCCGCCCCCAGGTCGTGCGCGACGCCTGCGCCGACCGCACCCCGGAGCTGCACGACCAGAACCTCCGCGACCTCGACGCCAAGTACGCCGACGTCACCGACCTCGCCGACGCCCTGGCCCACCTGCGCCGCTGA
- a CDS encoding hydantoinase/oxoprolinase family protein, whose product MSYRLGVDVGGTFTDVLLVEEASGATWRAKTASTPADQAVGVLNGIGKVCAEAGISLAEVDQVLHGTTVATNAILEGKGATVGLVTTKGFRQVLQIARSYVPGGLAGWIIWPKPEPLAALENTVEVSERLASDGAVIRPLDEDDVRAQLGTLSGIEALAVSLINSFADPAHERRIAEIAAEVLPGVPVSLSSDVLPELREYERTVTTVANGYVQPQVKRYVQTLATQLRDGGVTGELAILRSDGGLSSAQAAIDSPVTMLLSGPAGGVTGAVWVAEQCGFSDLITFDMGGTSTDVALVQGLTPRIGRETKVGDLTVRASSVDVRTVGAGGGSIAHVPELTKALRVGPQSAGADPGPAAYGKGGTEPTVTDANVVLGYLPSSLAGGEITLDVDAARTAVASVADAMGLKSPEAAAAGIVDIVNENMLGGLRLVSVQQGFDPRDFALVAFGGAGPLHANALGVLTGAWPVIVPPSPGVLCALGDATTSKRAESARTVLRRFADLTGGELATVLTELAQEAGDRLAQQGVDDPTVTFQVDVRYHGQGFEIPIEVPTLDGDPLAALAADFDVEHERLFSFLLGTDHELVNARATVSGPRPSVAAVTLPESEGPPTPIDTHPVHVSGGSVDAHVYDRTALRAGDVVAGPAIVVEMDSTTLVLPGHAATVHPSGSLLIRPEA is encoded by the coding sequence ATGAGCTATCGACTCGGGGTCGACGTCGGCGGCACCTTCACCGACGTGCTGCTGGTCGAAGAGGCCAGCGGCGCCACCTGGCGCGCGAAGACCGCGTCCACCCCCGCCGACCAGGCCGTCGGCGTGCTGAACGGCATCGGCAAGGTCTGCGCGGAGGCCGGGATCTCGCTGGCCGAGGTCGACCAGGTGCTGCACGGCACGACCGTCGCCACCAACGCGATCCTGGAGGGCAAGGGCGCCACCGTCGGGCTGGTGACGACGAAGGGGTTCCGGCAGGTCCTGCAGATCGCGCGGTCCTACGTGCCCGGCGGGCTGGCCGGCTGGATCATCTGGCCCAAGCCCGAGCCGCTGGCCGCGCTGGAGAACACCGTGGAGGTCTCCGAGCGCCTGGCCTCCGACGGCGCCGTGATCCGCCCCCTCGACGAGGACGACGTGCGCGCGCAGCTCGGGACGCTCTCGGGCATCGAGGCGCTGGCCGTCTCCCTGATCAACTCCTTCGCCGACCCCGCGCACGAGCGGCGGATCGCCGAGATCGCCGCGGAGGTCCTGCCCGGGGTGCCGGTGTCGCTGTCCAGCGACGTCCTGCCCGAGCTGCGCGAGTACGAGCGCACCGTCACGACCGTGGCCAACGGGTACGTCCAGCCGCAGGTCAAGCGGTACGTCCAGACCCTCGCCACGCAGCTCCGCGACGGCGGGGTGACCGGCGAGCTGGCCATCCTGCGCAGCGACGGCGGGCTGTCCTCGGCGCAGGCCGCGATCGACTCCCCGGTCACGATGCTGCTGTCCGGCCCGGCCGGCGGCGTCACCGGCGCGGTGTGGGTCGCCGAGCAGTGCGGGTTCTCCGACCTCATCACCTTCGACATGGGCGGCACCTCCACCGACGTCGCGCTGGTCCAGGGGCTCACGCCGCGGATCGGGCGCGAGACCAAGGTCGGCGACCTCACGGTGCGCGCCTCGTCGGTCGACGTCCGCACGGTCGGCGCGGGCGGCGGCTCGATCGCGCACGTCCCCGAGCTGACGAAGGCGCTGCGCGTCGGGCCGCAGTCGGCCGGCGCCGACCCGGGACCGGCGGCGTACGGGAAGGGCGGCACCGAGCCGACCGTCACCGACGCCAACGTCGTCCTCGGCTACCTGCCGTCCTCGCTGGCCGGCGGCGAGATCACCCTCGACGTCGACGCGGCCCGCACCGCCGTCGCGTCGGTGGCCGACGCGATGGGGCTCAAGTCCCCGGAGGCCGCGGCCGCGGGGATCGTCGACATCGTCAACGAGAACATGCTCGGCGGCCTGCGCCTGGTGTCGGTGCAGCAGGGCTTCGACCCGCGCGACTTCGCGCTCGTCGCCTTCGGCGGGGCCGGTCCGCTGCACGCCAACGCCCTCGGCGTCCTGACGGGTGCCTGGCCGGTGATCGTCCCGCCGTCGCCGGGGGTGCTGTGCGCGCTCGGCGACGCGACGACGTCGAAGCGGGCGGAGTCGGCCCGCACCGTGCTGCGCCGCTTCGCCGACCTCACCGGCGGCGAGCTGGCGACCGTGCTCACCGAGCTGGCGCAGGAGGCGGGCGACCGGCTCGCGCAGCAGGGCGTGGACGACCCGACCGTCACCTTCCAGGTCGACGTCCGCTACCACGGGCAGGGCTTCGAGATCCCGATCGAGGTGCCCACCCTCGACGGCGACCCGCTCGCGGCGCTGGCCGCCGACTTCGACGTCGAGCACGAGCGCCTGTTCTCCTTCCTGCTCGGCACCGACCACGAGCTGGTCAACGCCCGCGCGACGGTGTCCGGGCCGCGCCCGTCCGTCGCGGCGGTGACGCTCCCCGAGTCCGAGGGCCCGCCGACGCCGATCGACACCCACCCGGTCCACGTCTCCGGCGGCTCCGTCGACGCACACGTCTACGACCGCACCGCGCTGCGCGCCGGCGACGTGGTCGCCGGGCCCGCGATCGTCGTCGAGATGGACTCGACGACGTTGGTCCTGCCCGGCCACGCGGCCACCGTCCACCCGTCCGGTTCGCTCCTCATCCGCCCGGAGGCCTGA
- a CDS encoding hydantoinase B/oxoprolinase family protein, which yields MARIVETATGTIEKAEVDPVVLDLIENGLRNARYEMDEVLFRTALSPGIREQHDEFPLIGDPSGKMVVGQFGLSIPDFLEGFDDTVEEGDVLLTSDPYACGAAISHANDWLIVVPIFKDGRVVGWASMFGHMSDVGGKTPCSMPTDARTIYEEGVVIPPFKLYSKGRLNEDALRIILNQVRMPDWNRADLNGLVAACRTASRRVVEMCDRFGTATYLSALDALLQRNYDAMKALLGMVFEEGRTLSFTDWICDDGVGNGPYELKLSLTRTGEKVHLDFTGSSPQAAGPINYYINENLTRMFFGIYMITVADPQILWNDGFYPLVDVTIPDGSYWKPKHPASLNGRNHGIGRVFDLFGGLLGQTNPALLNAAGFSSSPHFMYSGNYSTGERKGEWFQLYSIGFGGIPGRPLGDGPDGHSLWPSFVNIPCEYLESYYPLRIEKWETVSDTGGAGLHRGGNGVDVAYVFEEPGTIAIHDDRWLTYPWGVNGGAPGARGTKWLERPDGSRQVLPSKCHDVPVSPGDVLHFVTWGGGGWGDPLERDPALVELEVRRGLVTAEGARRYGVVVGDEAATTALREEMRASRPAELPVFDMGPPMAEILANCEAETGLPAPKQPVWS from the coding sequence ATGGCACGCATCGTCGAGACCGCAACGGGCACGATCGAGAAGGCCGAGGTCGACCCCGTCGTCCTGGACCTCATCGAGAACGGCCTGCGCAACGCCCGCTACGAGATGGACGAGGTGCTGTTCCGCACCGCCCTGTCCCCCGGCATCCGCGAGCAGCACGACGAGTTCCCGCTGATCGGCGACCCGAGCGGGAAGATGGTCGTCGGCCAGTTCGGGCTCTCCATCCCCGACTTCCTCGAGGGCTTCGACGACACCGTCGAGGAGGGCGACGTCCTGCTGACCTCCGACCCGTACGCCTGCGGCGCCGCGATCAGCCACGCCAACGACTGGCTGATCGTCGTGCCGATCTTCAAGGACGGGCGCGTGGTCGGGTGGGCGTCGATGTTCGGGCACATGTCCGACGTCGGCGGCAAGACGCCCTGCTCGATGCCGACCGACGCCCGCACGATCTACGAGGAGGGCGTGGTCATCCCGCCCTTCAAGCTGTACTCGAAGGGGAGGCTCAACGAGGACGCGCTGCGGATCATCCTCAACCAGGTCCGGATGCCCGACTGGAACCGCGCCGACCTCAACGGTCTCGTCGCGGCCTGCCGCACGGCGAGCCGCCGGGTCGTCGAGATGTGCGACCGCTTCGGCACCGCGACCTACCTCTCCGCCCTCGACGCCCTGCTGCAGCGCAACTACGACGCGATGAAGGCGCTGCTCGGGATGGTGTTCGAGGAGGGCCGGACGCTGTCGTTCACCGACTGGATCTGCGACGACGGCGTCGGGAACGGCCCGTACGAGCTGAAGCTCTCGCTCACCCGCACCGGGGAGAAGGTGCACCTGGACTTCACCGGGTCGAGCCCGCAGGCGGCCGGGCCGATCAACTACTACATCAACGAGAACCTCACCCGCATGTTCTTCGGGATCTACATGATCACCGTGGCGGACCCGCAGATCCTGTGGAACGACGGCTTCTACCCGCTCGTCGACGTCACGATCCCGGACGGCTCGTACTGGAAGCCGAAGCACCCGGCGTCGCTCAACGGCCGCAACCACGGCATCGGGCGGGTGTTCGACCTGTTCGGCGGGCTGCTCGGGCAGACCAACCCGGCGCTGCTCAACGCGGCGGGCTTCTCGTCGTCGCCGCACTTCATGTACTCCGGCAACTACTCCACGGGTGAGCGCAAGGGCGAGTGGTTCCAGCTCTACTCCATCGGCTTCGGCGGCATCCCCGGCCGCCCGCTCGGTGACGGGCCGGACGGCCACTCGCTGTGGCCGAGCTTCGTCAACATCCCGTGCGAGTACCTGGAGTCCTACTACCCGCTGCGGATCGAGAAGTGGGAGACGGTCTCCGACACCGGCGGGGCGGGCCTGCACCGCGGCGGCAACGGCGTCGACGTCGCGTACGTGTTCGAGGAGCCCGGCACCATCGCCATCCACGACGACCGCTGGCTGACCTACCCGTGGGGCGTCAACGGCGGCGCGCCCGGGGCCCGGGGCACGAAGTGGCTGGAGCGGCCCGACGGGTCCCGGCAGGTGCTGCCGAGCAAGTGCCACGACGTGCCGGTCTCCCCCGGCGACGTGCTGCACTTCGTCACCTGGGGCGGCGGCGGCTGGGGCGACCCGCTGGAGCGCGACCCGGCCCTGGTGGAGCTGGAGGTGCGGCGCGGGCTGGTGACGGCCGAGGGCGCCCGGCGCTACGGGGTGGTGGTCGGCGACGAGGCGGCGACGACCGCCCTGCGCGAGGAGATGCGGGCGTCACGGCCCGCCGAGCTCCCGGTGTTCGACATGGGCCCGCCGATGGCGGAGATCCTGGCCAACTGCGAGGCCGAGACCGGCCTGCCCGCGCCGAAGCAGCCGGTGTGGAGCTGA
- a CDS encoding PucR family transcriptional regulator — MEPTLARVLAALGSPLVDVRVAPAGLDAPVTGVAILDPDDDPADHPGRLVLLIGARGHDAVRPLRAAARHGAVAVAVKPGPGSDDELVAAAADAGVALLAVRTDARWDQVESLVHGVLDDGTPPADGDAGDLYSLAQTVGLLTGGLVSIEDTASRVLAYSRSDATAPDELRRLSILGWQGPADYLATLRGWGVFDRLRTGEDVVRVDEHAELGIRRRLAVGIHAGQRQLGTIWVQEGATPFAERAESVLVGAARVAAGHLVRRRSQQSPGARWSRDVVAGLLDGRVGADLVAATFGLDPDEPAVVVAFAASSEPGKAEPGVAELGVAELTEVVAVHAATFRRGALTAPVGTRVYAVLPAAGTGRALTAMCAEVVAIAGRRAGARVRAGIGSGVGGLAGVPDSRVDADRVLDAMPPGADVAAIGDLRAEILLDETLARLADLHDPGAAALLAHDAEHGGDLAPSVLSYLDALGDVRTAAARLTVHPNTLRYRLRRASAVAGLRLDDPSARLVHHLHLLRAAREVTAGPRRTGATPTPPAPAAR; from the coding sequence ATGGAGCCCACCCTCGCCCGGGTGCTGGCCGCGCTCGGCTCACCCCTGGTCGACGTGCGGGTGGCCCCGGCCGGCCTGGACGCCCCGGTCACCGGCGTCGCGATCCTCGACCCCGACGACGACCCGGCCGACCATCCCGGGCGCCTCGTCCTGCTGATCGGCGCCCGCGGCCACGACGCCGTGCGGCCGCTGCGGGCGGCGGCCCGGCACGGGGCCGTCGCGGTGGCCGTCAAGCCCGGTCCCGGCTCCGACGACGAGCTGGTCGCCGCGGCCGCCGACGCGGGCGTCGCCCTGCTCGCCGTCCGCACCGACGCGCGCTGGGACCAGGTCGAGTCGCTGGTCCACGGCGTCCTCGACGACGGCACCCCGCCGGCCGACGGCGACGCGGGCGACCTCTACTCCCTCGCCCAGACCGTCGGGCTGCTCACCGGCGGGCTGGTCAGCATCGAGGACACCGCGAGCCGGGTGCTCGCCTACTCCCGCTCCGACGCGACCGCCCCCGACGAGCTGCGGCGGCTGTCGATCCTGGGCTGGCAGGGCCCGGCCGACTACCTCGCGACGCTGCGCGGGTGGGGCGTGTTCGACCGGCTGCGCACCGGCGAGGACGTCGTCCGCGTCGACGAGCACGCCGAGCTCGGGATCCGGCGCCGGCTCGCCGTGGGCATCCACGCCGGGCAGCGCCAGCTCGGCACGATCTGGGTGCAGGAGGGGGCGACGCCGTTCGCGGAGCGGGCGGAGAGCGTGCTGGTCGGGGCGGCGCGGGTGGCGGCGGGACACCTGGTCCGGCGGCGCTCGCAGCAGTCGCCGGGCGCCCGCTGGAGCCGCGACGTCGTCGCCGGGCTGCTCGACGGCCGGGTCGGGGCCGACCTGGTGGCCGCCACCTTCGGGCTGGACCCGGACGAGCCCGCGGTGGTCGTGGCGTTCGCCGCGTCGTCGGAGCCGGGGAAGGCGGAGCCGGGGGTGGCGGAGCTGGGGGTGGCGGAGCTGACCGAGGTGGTGGCGGTGCACGCCGCGACGTTCCGGCGGGGCGCGCTCACCGCCCCGGTCGGGACCCGGGTGTACGCGGTGCTGCCTGCCGCGGGGACCGGGCGGGCGCTCACCGCGATGTGCGCGGAGGTCGTCGCGATCGCCGGGCGGCGGGCCGGTGCGCGGGTGCGGGCCGGGATCGGGTCGGGCGTCGGCGGGCTGGCCGGGGTGCCCGACTCGCGCGTCGACGCCGACCGCGTGCTCGACGCCATGCCGCCCGGCGCCGACGTGGCCGCGATCGGCGACCTGCGCGCGGAGATCCTGCTCGACGAGACCCTCGCCCGGCTCGCCGACCTGCACGATCCCGGCGCGGCCGCCCTCCTCGCCCACGACGCCGAGCACGGCGGCGACCTCGCGCCGAGCGTGCTGTCCTACCTCGACGCGCTCGGCGACGTCCGCACCGCGGCGGCCCGCCTCACCGTGCACCCCAACACGCTGCGCTACCGCCTGCGCCGGGCGTCGGCGGTGGCGGGGCTGCGCCTGGACGACCCGAGCGCCCGCCTCGTCCACCACCTGCACCTGCTGCGCGCCGCCCGCGAGGTCACCGCCGGGCCGCGGCGAACCGGCGCCACACCCACGCCCCCGGCTCCCGCCGCCCGGTGA
- a CDS encoding pyridoxamine 5'-phosphate oxidase family protein: MTDLADVRRIVAQDSGLASVSVVRADGTPHASLVNAGVLDHPVTGEPVVGYVTYGPVKLRTLRARPATSILWRAGWRWAAVDGDSELIGPGDVDAEQLRLLLRAVFAACGGTHDDWDAYDRAMLDEGRVAVLVSPRKVYGNA; the protein is encoded by the coding sequence ATGACCGATCTCGCCGACGTCCGCCGCATCGTCGCCCAGGACAGCGGGCTCGCGAGCGTGAGCGTGGTGCGCGCCGACGGCACCCCGCACGCGTCGCTCGTCAACGCCGGGGTGCTCGACCACCCGGTCACCGGCGAGCCCGTCGTCGGCTACGTGACCTACGGCCCGGTCAAGCTCCGCACCCTGCGCGCCCGCCCCGCCACGTCGATCCTGTGGCGCGCGGGCTGGCGCTGGGCCGCGGTCGACGGCGACAGCGAGCTGATCGGCCCCGGCGACGTCGACGCCGAGCAGCTGCGGCTGCTGCTGCGCGCGGTGTTCGCCGCGTGCGGCGGCACCCACGACGACTGGGACGCCTACGACCGCGCGATGCTCGACGAGGGCCGGGTCGCGGTGCTGGTGAGCCCTCGGAAGGTCTACGGCAACGCGTGA